The following are from one region of the Candidatus Zixiibacteriota bacterium genome:
- a CDS encoding ogr/Delta-like zinc finger family protein — translation MSREIYTCPYCGQELKPWATPEMACWSTRVQYVCFNDNCPYFLKGWDWMRSQFQVNASYRHRFDPVTGETGPLPVWSKDAMKNGIIENQENQCEN, via the coding sequence ATGAGCCGCGAAATTTATACCTGCCCCTATTGCGGGCAGGAGCTGAAACCCTGGGCTACACCGGAAATGGCCTGCTGGAGCACCAGGGTACAGTATGTCTGCTTTAATGACAACTGCCCCTATTTTCTCAAGGGATGGGACTGGATGAGATCGCAGTTCCAGGTGAATGCTTCCTATCGCCACCGTTTCGATCCTGTCACCGGTGAAACCGGCCCGTTGCCGGTATGGTCGAAAGATGCCATGAAAAACGGTATTATTGAAAACCAGGAGAACCAATGCGAGAATTAG